In one window of Ignavibacteriales bacterium DNA:
- a CDS encoding aminopeptidase P N-terminal domain-containing protein, whose translation MRYRLIYIFGLLLIFCEIVYCRNNSSGISQDEFANRRQQLLLSLDSGAIVVMRSGDYKMRSNDVEYRYRQESNFLYLTGWRSTNRYIIFTPVGFEIDGKRNNVFLFTTSQEESTRTKTGANEIICNISRFQEIFKSVLANARTLYISAPDLQFVNDWLNDKKIFFDKNAKKELEQRYPDLKVKNALPLFGKFREIKSEAELRLMQKSIELTWNGLKRAMMDCQPDKWEYELQADIEYEMMRGCADFPSWTSIIGSGENSLILHYDDNRRQMKNGDLVVMDVGAEYDGYACDITRTIPVSGKFTKAQAEVYNIVLKAQEEVIKIIKPGITMKDMDEKAKEVIVHAGFGKFIRHGVTHPVGIDVHDIWASDTLRAGMVITVEPGIYIPVDADSIGENYRGFGIRIEDDVLVTESGCEVLTDRVPKEITEITKIMK comes from the coding sequence ATGCGGTATCGGTTGATTTATATATTCGGTCTCCTCTTGATATTTTGCGAGATTGTGTATTGTCGGAACAACTCTTCGGGCATTTCACAAGATGAGTTCGCAAATCGGCGGCAGCAATTACTTTTATCGTTAGATTCCGGCGCAATTGTGGTAATGAGATCAGGTGATTATAAAATGCGATCGAACGACGTCGAATACAGATACAGGCAGGAAAGTAATTTTCTTTATCTTACCGGTTGGAGATCTACCAACCGGTATATTATTTTCACTCCCGTAGGATTTGAAATTGACGGTAAGCGTAATAATGTTTTCTTGTTCACAACAAGTCAGGAAGAAAGCACACGAACAAAAACAGGAGCAAATGAAATCATTTGCAACATCTCAAGATTTCAGGAGATATTCAAGTCGGTTTTGGCAAATGCCAGAACTCTTTATATCTCTGCCCCGGATTTACAATTTGTGAACGACTGGCTCAACGATAAGAAAATCTTCTTCGACAAGAACGCGAAGAAAGAACTTGAGCAGCGATACCCTGATCTCAAAGTGAAAAATGCACTGCCGCTGTTTGGTAAATTCAGAGAAATAAAATCCGAAGCCGAGTTGCGGCTTATGCAAAAGTCTATCGAGCTAACCTGGAATGGTTTAAAACGCGCGATGATGGATTGCCAGCCGGATAAGTGGGAATACGAGTTACAAGCAGATATCGAATATGAGATGATGCGCGGATGCGCTGATTTCCCAAGTTGGACATCCATTATTGGATCGGGAGAAAACTCGCTCATATTACATTACGATGATAACCGCCGGCAGATGAAAAATGGAGATCTCGTTGTTATGGATGTCGGTGCGGAATACGACGGATATGCTTGTGATATCACCAGAACAATTCCTGTTTCGGGAAAATTTACAAAAGCACAGGCAGAAGTTTATAATATAGTTTTGAAAGCTCAGGAAGAAGTTATTAAAATCATCAAACCCGGAATCACGATGAAGGATATGGATGAAAAGGCAAAAGAAGTAATCGTGCATGCAGGATTCGGAAAATTTATCCGTCATGGTGTTACTCATCCTGTAGGAATTGATGTCCATGATATTTGGGCAAGTGATACACTTCGTGCCGGAATGGTAATAACTGTTGAGCCGGGGATTTATATTCCCGTTGATGCTGATAGTATTGGGGAAAATTATCGCGGCTTCGGGATACGGATCGAAGATGATGTGCTTGTAACTGAATCTGGTTGTGAAGTGTTAACAGATCGTGTGCCGAAAGAAATAACTGAGATAACAAAAATAATGAAATAA